The Panicum hallii strain FIL2 chromosome 9, PHallii_v3.1, whole genome shotgun sequence genome has a window encoding:
- the LOC112875353 gene encoding uncharacterized protein LOC112875353: MQQMAMSAFAVTSPSSHGYALSALHARHSQRLHTRRIRSQVRALAQTQLQYKKLGDSDLLISEVTLGTMTFGEQNTEKEAHDMLSYSFDQGINILDTAEIYPVPTNKDTQGSTDLYIGRWMQSKPRDKIILATKVAGYSERSAFLRDNAKVVRVDAANIKESVEKSLKRLSTDYIDLLQIHWPDRYVALFGEYFYNPTKWRPSVPFEDQLKAFQELIDEGKVRYIGVSNETSYGVMEFVHAAKTQGLPKIVSIQNSYSLIVRCRFEVDLVEVCHPNNCNVGLLAYSPLAGGVLTGKYLDANADISKRSRLNLFPGYMARYNASLAKEATNEYVKLAKKHGLTPVQLALGFVRDRPFTASSIIGATTMDQLKENIDAFTSAPRPLPQEVLDGIEDLFKRYKDPAIL; this comes from the exons ATGCAACAAATGGCCATGTCAGCGTTCGCGGTCACCTCACCTTCATCGCATGGCTATGCCTTATCAGCCCTTCATGCCCGTCATTCTCAAAGATTGCACACGAGACGCATTCGCAGCCAGGTTCGGGCACTGGCACAAACGCAATTGCAGTACAAGAAGCTGGGAGATTCAGACCTCCTTATCAGTGAGGTCACTCTTGGAACA atGACTTTTGGAGAGCAAAACACAGAAAAGGAAGCTCATGATATGCTCTCTTATTCTTTCGATCAAGGCATTAATATCCTTGACACCGCAGAAATT TACCCGGTTCCAACAAACAAAGACACTCAAGGAAGTACCGATCTATATATTGGCAGGTGGATGCAATCTAAGCCACGGGACAAG ATAATTTTGGCGACAAAAGTTGCTGGTTATTCAGAGAGATCTGCTTTTCTTCGGGACAATGCAAAAGTGGTGCGTGTTGATGCTGCCAATATCAAAGAAAGTGTTGAAAAGAGCCTTAAACGATTGTCTACAGACTACATTGATTTGCTTCAGATACACTG GCCAGATAGATATGTAGCACTATTTGGTGAATATTTTTATAATCCAACCAAATGGAGACCAAGCGTACCTTTTGAGGATCAATTGAAGGCCTTCCAGGAGCTGATTGATGAAGGAAAG GTTCGCTACATTGGTGTTTCCAATGAGACCTCATATGGAGTAATGGAGTTTGTACATGCTGCTAAGACTCAAGGCCTCCCGAAGATTGTGAGCATCCAGAACAGTTATAGTCTAATTGTGAGATGCCGCTTTGAAG TTGATCTTGTTGAAGTTTGCCACCCAAATAACTGCAACGTTGGACTGCTGGCCTACTCTCCGTTGGCCGGTGGTGTTCTTACTGGGAAGTATCTTGATGCTAACGCTGACATTTCAAAGAGGAGTAGGCTTAATCTCTTCCCTGGATACATGGCACGCTACAATGCCTCTTTGGCTAAA GAAGCGACAAACGAATACGTAAAGCTTGCCAAGAAGCATGGGCTAACTCCAGTCCAGCTTGCACTGGGCTTTGTGCGTGACCGTCCATTCACTGCCAGTTCCATCATTGGAGCAACCACCATGGATCAGTTAAAGGAGAACATCGATGCGTTTACCAGTGCTCCGCGGCCACTACCACAAGAAGTTCTCGATGGCATTGAGGATCTGTTCAAGAGATACAAAGACCCAGCAATCCTCTAG